One Oceanivirga salmonicida genomic region harbors:
- a CDS encoding MerR family transcriptional regulator → MYLVKKVNEISGVSVRTLHYYDEIGLLSPKKHENGYRYYTEEDMSILQMILFYKYLGFSLKQIKELLTKGDKDILIHLKKQLNLMQNEKEKLLTLIDTLEKTIESKEGGVIMSTKEKFKGFTYQDSLKYQQVVVDKYGKEVIENQKGKEVEIVDGFNKVFFAFAENMSNGLKATSKENVELSKKLHKHMCKYAFDCPINVFSSIGYGYVKNIEFKNNLDKFGEGTAQYVCDAIQQYVKEIEK, encoded by the coding sequence ATGTATCTAGTGAAAAAAGTGAATGAAATTAGTGGTGTATCGGTGCGCACTTTACATTATTATGATGAAATTGGACTTTTATCTCCAAAAAAACATGAAAATGGTTATAGATATTATACAGAAGAAGATATGTCAATTTTACAGATGATATTATTCTATAAATATTTAGGATTTTCTTTAAAGCAAATTAAAGAGTTGCTAACAAAAGGGGATAAGGACATATTAATTCACTTAAAAAAACAATTAAATTTAATGCAAAATGAAAAAGAAAAACTTCTAACATTAATAGATACATTGGAAAAAACAATTGAATCTAAAGAAGGAGGAGTTATTATGTCAACAAAAGAGAAATTTAAAGGATTTACATACCAAGATAGTTTAAAGTATCAACAAGTTGTAGTAGACAAATATGGAAAAGAAGTTATTGAAAATCAAAAAGGAAAAGAAGTAGAGATTGTGGATGGATTTAATAAAGTTTTCTTTGCTTTTGCTGAAAATATGTCAAATGGATTAAAAGCAACATCAAAAGAAAATGTAGAATTATCTAAAAAGTTGCATAAACATATGTGTAAATATGCATTTGATTGTCCGATTAATGTATTTTCAAGTATAGGGTATGGATATGTTAAAAATATTGAATTTAAAAATAATTTAGATAAATTTGGTGAAGGAACTGCTCAATATGTTTGTGATGCAATTCAACAGTATGTAAAAGAAATTGAAAAATAA